The following are encoded together in the Manduca sexta isolate Smith_Timp_Sample1 chromosome 22, JHU_Msex_v1.0, whole genome shotgun sequence genome:
- the LOC119190147 gene encoding synaptobrevin-1-like has product MEDQGGSSAPRVSDKRLAQTQAKVDEVVGIMRVNVEKVLERDQKLSELDNRADALQHGAAQFEQQAGKLKRKYWWQNLKMMLIIGAIGVILLIIIIVWATSGSSGAATPPVTQAPASDAGTGR; this is encoded by the coding sequence ATGGAGGACCAAGGCGGAAGTTCAGCACCTAGGGTGAGCGACAAACGTTTAGCACAAACTCAAGCCAAAGTTGATGAAGTTGTGGGCATTATGCGCGTCAATGTCGAGAAAGTTTTGGAAAGAGATCAAAAATTATCCGAGCTAGACAACCGCGCAGATGCTTTACAGCATGGGGCTGCACAGTTCGAGCAGCAAGCTGGTAAGCTGAAGCGTAAATACTGGTGGCAAAATTTAAAGATGATGTTGATTATTGGAGCGATCGGGGTCATTTTGcttatcataattattgtgtGGGCTACGTCCGGCTCGAGTGGTGCTGCCACCCCGCCCGTCACCCAAGCGCCGGCGTCTGATGCAGGAACAGGACGATAG
- the LOC115452685 gene encoding T-complex protein 1 subunit beta has product MVSLNPIRILKNEAEEEKAEIARMSSFIGAIAIGDLVKSTLGPKGMDKILVSGGRNAGQVEVTNDGATILKSIGVDNPAAKILVDMSKVQDDEVGDGTTSVTVLAAELLREAEKLVEQKLHPQIIIAGWRIASEAAKQALAEASFDHEINFNEAALRSDLENIARTTLSSKILSNHKEHFTKLAVDAVLRLKGSGNLKAIQIIKIPGGVLEESFLDEGFLLNKKVGVHQPKKIENANILIANTPMDTDKIKIFGSTIKVDSMAKIAELEVAEKEKMKDKVKKILDHKCNVFINRQLIYNYPEQLFADANVMAIEHADFDGIERLALVTGGEIVSTFDTPEKVKLGHCKLIEQVLIGDECLIRFSGVELGSACTIVIRGATQQVIDEAERSLHDALCVLAATVKEPKVIYGGGASEMLMAEAVSRVAARTAGKESAAAEAFAVALRRLPSAVADNAGYDSADLISRLRAHHAQGESTMGLDMQNGRVGDMKTLGITESYVVKRQVLLSAAEAAEMILRVDNILKAAPRRRGPDRRPC; this is encoded by the exons atg GTGTCGCTAAATCCCATAAGAATACTCAAAAATGAAGCAGAAGAAGAAAAAGCGGAAATTGCTCGGATGTCTAGTTTCATAGGTGCAATCGCTATCGGCGACTTGGTGAAAAGTACCCTAGGCCCCAAAGGAATGGACAAAATACTAGTATCTGGAGGCAGAAACGCTGGCCAG GTGGAAGTAACAAACGACGGTGCTACCATACTAAAATCTATTGGAGTAGATAATCCCGCTGCTAAAATTCTAGTAGACATGTCTAAGGTTCAGGATGATGAAGTTGGTGATGGCACTACCTCTGTAACTGTTTTGG CTGCTGAATTGCTCCGAGAGGCTGAAAAGCTTGTTGAACAAAAGTTGCACCCTCAAATCATCATTGCCGGTTGGCGTATTGCTTCTGAGGCTGCAAAACAAGCTCTGGCTGAGGCTAGCTTTGAtcatgaaataaatttcaatgaaGCTGCTCTCCGTTCTGACCTTGAAAACATTGCTCGCACAACACTCAGCTCTAAAATTTTGTCCAACCATAAAGA gcatttcacaaagttggcagtGGATGCAGTTCTAAGGCTTAAGGGGTCTGGAAATCTTAAAGCGATCCAGATTATAAAGATCCCTGGTGGTGTACTTGAAGAGTCATTCCTGGATGAAGGTTTCCTGCTAAATAAgaag gttGGAGTACATCAGCCCAAAAAGATAGAGAATGCAAATATATTGATTGCTAACACCCCCATGGACACtgataagataaaaatatttggttcCACAATCAAAGTGGACTCCATGGCCAAGATTGCTGAATTAGAAGTAGCAGAGAAAGAAAAAATGAAGGACAAAGTAAAGAAGATTCTAGACCATAAATGCAATGTATTCATCAACAG GCAACTTATCTACAACTACCCAGAACAGTTGTTCGCTGACGCAAATGTGATGGCGATCGAGCATGCAGACTTTGACGGCATTGAGCGGCTCGCGCTGGTTACCGGTGGAGAAATTGTATCTACGTTTGATACGCCTGAAAAAGTTAAACTTGGACATTGCAAACTTATTGAACAG gtgTTGATTGGTGACGAGTGCCTTATCCGCTTCTCTGGTGTGGAGCTCGGCTCTGCGTGCACTATTGTGATTCGTGGAGCTACGCAACAAGTCATCGACGAGGCAGAGAGATCGCTGCACGATGCTCTCTGTGTACTCGCCGCTACTGTCAAAGAGCCTAAAGTTATCTATGGTGGAG GCGCTAGCGAGATGTTGATGGCGGAGGCGGTGtcgcgcgtggcggcgcgcaCGGCGGGCAAGGAGTCCGCGGCGGCGGAGGCCTTCGCCGTGGCGCTGCGCCGTCTGCCCTCCGCCGTGGCCGACAACGCCGGCTACGACAGCGCCGACCTCATCTCGCGCCTGCGCGCACACCACGCCCAGGGAGAGTCCACCATGGGACTCG acatGCAGAACGGCCGTGTGGGTGACATGAAGACTCTGGGCATCACAGAATCGTACGTTGTAAAACGCCAAGTATTGTTATCGGCTGCCGAGGCTGCAGAAATGATCCTTCGCGTGGACAACATTCTCAAAGCGGCGCCGCGTCGTCGTGGTCCCGATCGTCGTCCCTGCTAA